A window of the Agrococcus jejuensis genome harbors these coding sequences:
- a CDS encoding amidase translates to MSVDVAEASIADLAAALAAGETTAVELVEAYLARIDAYDGPDTETRLNAVVVRNTEALAEARESDARRAAGEAHGPLDGIPYTAKDSYLVRGLTAAAGSPAFAHLVAQRDAFTIERLRAAGAICLGLTNMPPMANGGMQRGVYGRAESPYSADWLTAPFGSGSSNGSGTATAASMAAFGLGEETWSSGRGPASNNALCAYTPSRGVISTRGNWPLVPTMDVVVPHARTMADLLAVLDVVVADDAETRGDLWRSQPWVPIPAASDIRPASYAGLVAEAVGALHGVRLGVPRMYLGADPDAGTNPDGGIGGATGRAIRPRPSSLDLWEAARADLEAAGATVVEVDFPVVSNYEGDRPGAPTIATRGLVSPAYLQREIVDLSAWSWDDFLAANGDPALATLAGVDGATIFPQPPGALPDRYDGFDDDLPHYPGWVAANPGASWRDMPELEEGMRGLEETRRVDLEQWMDEQGLDAVIFPAVADVGPADMDVNPASADAGWANGVWVANGNLAIRHLGIPTVTVPMGTMADIGMPIGLTFAGRAYDDAALLRLGAAFEATGQRRTEPPRTPRL, encoded by the coding sequence CAACACGGAGGCGCTGGCCGAGGCGCGCGAGTCGGATGCGCGCCGCGCGGCGGGCGAGGCGCACGGGCCGCTCGACGGCATCCCGTACACGGCGAAGGACTCGTACCTCGTGCGCGGCCTCACGGCCGCGGCGGGCAGCCCCGCCTTCGCGCACCTCGTCGCGCAGCGCGACGCGTTCACGATCGAGCGCCTGCGCGCTGCCGGCGCGATCTGCCTCGGCCTCACGAACATGCCGCCCATGGCCAACGGCGGCATGCAGCGCGGCGTCTACGGCCGGGCGGAGTCGCCGTACTCGGCCGACTGGCTCACGGCGCCGTTCGGCTCGGGATCGTCGAACGGCTCGGGCACGGCGACGGCGGCGAGCATGGCGGCGTTCGGGCTCGGCGAGGAGACGTGGTCGAGCGGCCGCGGCCCCGCCTCGAACAACGCCCTGTGCGCGTACACGCCGTCGCGCGGCGTCATCTCGACGCGCGGCAACTGGCCGCTCGTGCCCACGATGGACGTCGTCGTGCCGCACGCCCGCACCATGGCCGACCTGCTCGCGGTGCTCGACGTCGTCGTCGCCGACGACGCCGAGACGCGCGGCGACCTGTGGCGCTCGCAGCCGTGGGTGCCCATCCCGGCCGCCTCCGACATCCGCCCCGCGTCGTACGCGGGCCTCGTGGCCGAGGCCGTCGGCGCGCTGCACGGCGTGCGCCTGGGCGTGCCGCGCATGTACCTCGGCGCCGACCCCGATGCGGGCACGAATCCCGACGGCGGCATCGGCGGCGCGACGGGGCGGGCGATCCGTCCGCGACCGTCGTCGCTCGACCTCTGGGAGGCGGCGCGCGCCGACCTCGAGGCCGCCGGCGCGACGGTCGTCGAGGTCGACTTCCCCGTCGTGAGCAACTACGAGGGCGACCGCCCGGGCGCGCCCACGATCGCGACGCGCGGCCTCGTCAGCCCCGCGTACCTGCAGCGCGAGATCGTCGACCTGTCGGCGTGGTCGTGGGACGACTTCCTCGCCGCCAACGGCGACCCTGCGCTCGCGACGCTCGCGGGCGTCGACGGCGCGACGATCTTCCCGCAGCCGCCCGGCGCGCTGCCCGACCGCTACGACGGCTTCGACGACGACCTGCCGCACTACCCCGGCTGGGTCGCCGCGAACCCCGGTGCCTCGTGGCGCGACATGCCCGAGCTCGAGGAGGGGATGCGCGGGCTCGAGGAGACGCGCCGCGTCGACCTCGAGCAGTGGATGGACGAGCAGGGCCTCGACGCCGTGATCTTCCCCGCCGTCGCCGACGTCGGGCCTGCCGACATGGACGTGAACCCCGCATCGGCGGATGCGGGTTGGGCGAACGGCGTGTGGGTCGCGAACGGCAACCTCGCCATCCGCCACCTCGGCATCCCGACCGTGACGGTGCCGATGGGCACCATGGCCGACATCGGCATGCCGATCGGCCTCACGTTCGCGGGTCGCGCGTACGACGACGCGGCGCTGCTGCGCCTCGGCGCGGCGTTCGAGGCGACGGGCCAGCGGCGCACCGAGCCGCCGCGCACGCCGAGGCTCTGA